One stretch of Mycteria americana isolate JAX WOST 10 ecotype Jacksonville Zoo and Gardens chromosome 16, USCA_MyAme_1.0, whole genome shotgun sequence DNA includes these proteins:
- the NDEL1 gene encoding nuclear distribution protein nudE-like 1 isoform X3, producing the protein MDSEEIPTFSSPKEETAYWKELSLKYKQSFQEAREELAEFQEGSRELEAELEAQLVQAEQRNRDLQADNQRLKYEVETLKEKLEHQYAQSYKQVSLLEDDLSQTRAIKDQLHKYVRELEQANDDLERAKRATIVSLEDFEQRLNQAIERNAFLESELDDKESLLVSVQRLKDEARDLRQELAVRERQQEVTRKSAPSSPTLDCEKMDSAVQASLSLPATPVGKGSENSFPSPKAIPNGFGTSPLTPSARISALNIVGDLLRKVGALESKLAACRNFAKDQASRKSYISGNVNSSMMNSNGTKYPHPGHTSFFDKGREKVIFPTLVMGQ; encoded by the exons ATGGACAGTGAAGAAATCCCAACTTTTTCGAGTCCAAAGGAGGAAACTGCGTATTGGAAAGAGCTTTCCTTGAAGTACAAACAAAG CTTCCAGGAAGCTCGTGAAGAGCTGGCTGAATTTCAGGAGGGAAGCAGAGAATTAGAAGCTGAGTTGGAGGCACAGCTAGTGCAAGCTGAGCAGAGGAATAGAGATTTGCAAGCAGATAACCAAAGACTGAAGTATGAAGTGGAAACATTAAAG GAGAAACTGGAGCACCAGTATGCACAAAGTTACAAGCAAGTGTCATTGTTAGAGGACGACCTGAGCCAGACACGAGCCATTAAAGATCAGCTGCATAAGTATGTgagggagctggagcaggctaACGATGACTTGGAACGTGCAAAGAG GGCAACAATAGTTTCATTGGAAGACTTTGAACAAAGGCTGAACCAAGCTATTGAAAGAAATGCGTTTTTAGAAAGTGAACTGGATGACAAGGAATCGTTGCTAGTTTCTGTACAGAGATTAAAGGATGAAGCGAGAG ACTTACGGCAAGAGCTAGCAGTACGGGAAAGGCAACAAGAAGTCACCCGAAAGTCAGCACCCAGTTCTCCGACTCTAGACTGTGAAAAGATGGATTCGGCTGTCCAGGCGTCTCTCTCCTTGCCAGCTACGCCCGTTGGAAAAGGAtcagaaaatagttttccttccccaaaag CTATACCAAATGGATTTGGTACCAGCCCCCTTACTCCTTCAGCTAGAATATCTGCACTCAACATTGTGGGAGATCTGTTACGGAAAGTGGGG gCCTTAGAATCCAAATTAGCTGCTTGCAGAAATTTTGCAAAGGACCAGGCATCACGGAAATCCTACATTTCAGGGAATGTTAACAGCAGCATGATGAACAGCAATGGCACAAAGTACCCTCACCCAGGGCATACTTCTTTCTTTGACAAAGG GCGTGAAAAGGTCATATTCCCCACCTTGGTCATGG GGCAGTAA
- the NDEL1 gene encoding nuclear distribution protein nudE-like 1 isoform X1, translating to MDSEEIPTFSSPKEETAYWKELSLKYKQSFQEAREELAEFQEGSRELEAELEAQLVQAEQRNRDLQADNQRLKYEVETLKEKLEHQYAQSYKQVSLLEDDLSQTRAIKDQLHKYVRELEQANDDLERAKRATIVSLEDFEQRLNQAIERNAFLESELDDKESLLVSVQRLKDEARDLRQELAVRERQQEVTRKSAPSSPTLDCEKMDSAVQASLSLPATPVGKGSENSFPSPKAIPNGFGTSPLTPSARISALNIVGDLLRKVGALESKLAACRNFAKDQASRKSYISGNVNSSMMNSNGTKYPHPGHTSFFDKGREKVIFPTLVMGWAIQLQENLLLSFFGYVELRESWR from the exons ATGGACAGTGAAGAAATCCCAACTTTTTCGAGTCCAAAGGAGGAAACTGCGTATTGGAAAGAGCTTTCCTTGAAGTACAAACAAAG CTTCCAGGAAGCTCGTGAAGAGCTGGCTGAATTTCAGGAGGGAAGCAGAGAATTAGAAGCTGAGTTGGAGGCACAGCTAGTGCAAGCTGAGCAGAGGAATAGAGATTTGCAAGCAGATAACCAAAGACTGAAGTATGAAGTGGAAACATTAAAG GAGAAACTGGAGCACCAGTATGCACAAAGTTACAAGCAAGTGTCATTGTTAGAGGACGACCTGAGCCAGACACGAGCCATTAAAGATCAGCTGCATAAGTATGTgagggagctggagcaggctaACGATGACTTGGAACGTGCAAAGAG GGCAACAATAGTTTCATTGGAAGACTTTGAACAAAGGCTGAACCAAGCTATTGAAAGAAATGCGTTTTTAGAAAGTGAACTGGATGACAAGGAATCGTTGCTAGTTTCTGTACAGAGATTAAAGGATGAAGCGAGAG ACTTACGGCAAGAGCTAGCAGTACGGGAAAGGCAACAAGAAGTCACCCGAAAGTCAGCACCCAGTTCTCCGACTCTAGACTGTGAAAAGATGGATTCGGCTGTCCAGGCGTCTCTCTCCTTGCCAGCTACGCCCGTTGGAAAAGGAtcagaaaatagttttccttccccaaaag CTATACCAAATGGATTTGGTACCAGCCCCCTTACTCCTTCAGCTAGAATATCTGCACTCAACATTGTGGGAGATCTGTTACGGAAAGTGGGG gCCTTAGAATCCAAATTAGCTGCTTGCAGAAATTTTGCAAAGGACCAGGCATCACGGAAATCCTACATTTCAGGGAATGTTAACAGCAGCATGATGAACAGCAATGGCACAAAGTACCCTCACCCAGGGCATACTTCTTTCTTTGACAAAGG GCGTGAAAAGGTCATATTCCCCACCTTGGTCATGG GCTGGGCTATTCAGCTACAGGAGAATCTTCTGCTGAGTTTTTTTGGATATGTAGAGTTGAGGGAGTCTTGGAGATAA
- the NDEL1 gene encoding nuclear distribution protein nudE-like 1 isoform X2: MDSEEIPTFSSPKEETAYWKELSLKYKQSFQEAREELAEFQEGSRELEAELEAQLVQAEQRNRDLQADNQRLKYEVETLKEKLEHQYAQSYKQVSLLEDDLSQTRAIKDQLHKYVRELEQANDDLERAKRATIVSLEDFEQRLNQAIERNAFLESELDDKESLLVSVQRLKDEARDLRQELAVRERQQEVTRKSAPSSPTLDCEKMDSAVQASLSLPATPVGKGSENSFPSPKAIPNGFGTSPLTPSARISALNIVGDLLRKVGALESKLAACRNFAKDQASRKSYISGNVNSSMMNSNGTKYPHPGHTSFFDKGAVNGFDQGPPGLGASRPSSAPGMLPLSV; encoded by the exons ATGGACAGTGAAGAAATCCCAACTTTTTCGAGTCCAAAGGAGGAAACTGCGTATTGGAAAGAGCTTTCCTTGAAGTACAAACAAAG CTTCCAGGAAGCTCGTGAAGAGCTGGCTGAATTTCAGGAGGGAAGCAGAGAATTAGAAGCTGAGTTGGAGGCACAGCTAGTGCAAGCTGAGCAGAGGAATAGAGATTTGCAAGCAGATAACCAAAGACTGAAGTATGAAGTGGAAACATTAAAG GAGAAACTGGAGCACCAGTATGCACAAAGTTACAAGCAAGTGTCATTGTTAGAGGACGACCTGAGCCAGACACGAGCCATTAAAGATCAGCTGCATAAGTATGTgagggagctggagcaggctaACGATGACTTGGAACGTGCAAAGAG GGCAACAATAGTTTCATTGGAAGACTTTGAACAAAGGCTGAACCAAGCTATTGAAAGAAATGCGTTTTTAGAAAGTGAACTGGATGACAAGGAATCGTTGCTAGTTTCTGTACAGAGATTAAAGGATGAAGCGAGAG ACTTACGGCAAGAGCTAGCAGTACGGGAAAGGCAACAAGAAGTCACCCGAAAGTCAGCACCCAGTTCTCCGACTCTAGACTGTGAAAAGATGGATTCGGCTGTCCAGGCGTCTCTCTCCTTGCCAGCTACGCCCGTTGGAAAAGGAtcagaaaatagttttccttccccaaaag CTATACCAAATGGATTTGGTACCAGCCCCCTTACTCCTTCAGCTAGAATATCTGCACTCAACATTGTGGGAGATCTGTTACGGAAAGTGGGG gCCTTAGAATCCAAATTAGCTGCTTGCAGAAATTTTGCAAAGGACCAGGCATCACGGAAATCCTACATTTCAGGGAATGTTAACAGCAGCATGATGAACAGCAATGGCACAAAGTACCCTCACCCAGGGCATACTTCTTTCTTTGACAAAGG GGCAGTAAACGGCTTTGATCAAGGTCCTCCCGGACTGGGAGCATCCCGACCATCCTCAGCGCCTGGCATGCTCCCCCTGAGCGTATGA